Proteins from one bacterium genomic window:
- a CDS encoding glycosyltransferase, producing the protein MKKIVILTVLAGMGHIRAAEAIAKGIKELYNDVEVQTIDPMSTTGPKLQQFFNHGYLFLANYTPPFWGWIYNSQILSSAYSPIRWYLKRIYARSSQLVIDQFNPDILVSTHPFIANGVGELKKQRLINLPLISVVTDYHVYPMGINKYVDLFILPSSEVAIHLKNKGIPDEKIRISGGLPTDPKFFKPQDKNALYQKFNLQKDLKVVLILCGGYGMGKVAKLLQGFMGMDFPLQLLVVAGKNEELKAKLTQIANQLKIKTKIFGFVENMEELMSASDLVVTKPGGTSISETLTKGIPIILTEAVPGQETWNVNILLKAGVVIQPENQAEIPGLIIKLITEKETLREMQHKINEKFANIKAVYNIAKIIRGDE; encoded by the coding sequence TTGAAGAAAATAGTTATTTTAACCGTCTTAGCCGGTATGGGACATATCCGCGCCGCAGAGGCTATTGCTAAAGGAATTAAAGAATTATATAATGATGTCGAGGTCCAAACAATTGACCCAATGAGTACTACCGGTCCAAAACTACAACAATTTTTCAATCATGGTTATTTATTTCTGGCTAATTATACCCCGCCTTTCTGGGGTTGGATTTATAATAGTCAAATTTTATCCTCTGCTTATAGCCCGATTAGATGGTATCTAAAACGAATCTATGCTCGAAGTAGTCAACTTGTAATTGACCAATTTAACCCGGACATTCTTGTTTCGACACATCCATTTATTGCCAATGGTGTGGGAGAACTCAAAAAGCAACGATTGATTAATTTACCTCTCATCTCAGTTGTGACCGACTACCATGTCTATCCAATGGGAATAAACAAGTATGTAGATTTATTTATATTACCATCTTCAGAAGTAGCAATTCATTTAAAAAATAAAGGGATTCCCGATGAAAAAATCAGGATTAGTGGCGGACTCCCAACTGACCCAAAGTTTTTTAAACCCCAGGATAAAAATGCCCTGTACCAAAAATTCAACTTACAAAAAGACCTGAAGGTAGTGCTTATCCTCTGCGGTGGATATGGTATGGGAAAAGTAGCAAAACTATTACAGGGTTTTATGGGGATGGATTTCCCATTGCAATTATTAGTCGTTGCGGGTAAAAATGAGGAGTTAAAGGCAAAATTAACCCAAATTGCTAATCAACTTAAAATAAAAACCAAAATCTTTGGTTTTGTAGAAAATATGGAGGAATTGATGTCCGCCTCAGACCTGGTCGTAACGAAACCAGGTGGAACTTCTATTTCAGAGACATTGACCAAAGGAATACCGATTATCCTGACCGAGGCTGTCCCAGGACAGGAAACATGGAATGTGAATATATTACTAAAAGCAGGTGTGGTTATCCAACCTGAGAACCAGGCAGAAATTCCAGGACTAATTATTAAACTAATTACTGAAAAAGAAACCCTACGAGAAATGCAACACAAAATTAATGAAAAATTTGCTAACATAAAAGCAGTTTATAATATCGCTAAAATTATACGAGGTGATGAATAA
- a CDS encoding site-2 protease family protein, whose product MNQNILEILLIAPPILFAITIHEFSHGFIADKLGDSTPRLSGRLTLNPLAHLDLVGTLMFFLVHIGWAKPVPVNPNNFQNPGKDMFWVALAGPLSNLISAFVFGMLFRGLIFWGLPLVSQEQLFLILEVLQILVFFNLILAVFNAIPIFPLDGYQILSGLLPVQQSYEFSRFAPYGPFILVGIILIGQMIGFPILWKIIGPCVQFLNFLFTGHQMSL is encoded by the coding sequence ATGAATCAGAATATTTTAGAGATACTTTTAATCGCACCACCTATCCTTTTTGCAATTACCATTCATGAATTTAGCCATGGGTTTATTGCGGATAAACTTGGGGATTCGACTCCCAGACTTTCTGGCAGGCTGACGCTTAATCCTCTGGCACATCTTGATTTAGTTGGGACTTTGATGTTTTTTCTTGTCCATATTGGTTGGGCAAAACCAGTACCAGTCAATCCAAATAATTTTCAAAATCCAGGAAAAGATATGTTCTGGGTGGCTTTAGCAGGACCTCTATCGAATTTAATTAGTGCCTTTGTTTTTGGCATGCTTTTCCGTGGACTGATATTTTGGGGCTTACCATTAGTTTCTCAAGAACAACTTTTTCTTATTCTTGAAGTCTTACAAATCTTAGTTTTCTTCAATCTCATTTTAGCCGTTTTTAATGCTATCCCTATTTTCCCTTTAGATGGCTATCAGATTTTATCAGGACTTTTACCTGTTCAACAATCCTATGAATTTAGTCGATTTGCCCCTTATGGTCCTTTTATCCTTGTCGGAATAATTTTAATCGGGCAAATGATAGGATTCCCTATTCTCTGGAAAATAATTGGTCCTTGTGTGCAATTTCTTAACTTTTTATTTACAGGACATCAGATGTCACTTTAA